One segment of Triticum aestivum cultivar Chinese Spring chromosome 2A, IWGSC CS RefSeq v2.1, whole genome shotgun sequence DNA contains the following:
- the LOC123188919 gene encoding probable pyridoxal 5'-phosphate synthase subunit PDX1.1, translating to MAARQRVVVLDWPTLEKRRSDLDRPSAHHAPSSIGIRIAATHGPSAHPTHPTPIPPPRLSSLFSLPLAAEKMASDGSGVVTVYGSGNNGAGTQLEPKSSPFSVKVGLAQMLRGGVIMDVVNAEQARIAEEAGACAVMALERVPADIRAQGGVARMSDPGLIREIKRAVTIPVMAKARIGHFVEAQILESIGVDYVDESEVLTLADDAHHINKHNFRVPFVCGCRNLGEALRRIREGAAMIRTKGEAGTGNVIEAVRHVRSVMGDVRALRSMDDDEVFTYAKSIAAPYDLVMQTKQLGRLPVVQFAAGGVATPADAALMMQLGCDGVFVGSGVFKSGDPARRARAIVQAVTHYSDPNVLAEVSCDLGEAMVGINLSDPKVERFAARSE from the coding sequence ATGGCGGCGCGGCAGCGAGTGGTGGTGCTGGACTGGCCCACCCTAGAGAAAAGGAGGAGCGATCTGGATCGTCCGTCCGCCCATCACGCACCTTCATCCATCGGTATAAGAATTGCTGCCACCCACGGCCCATCCGCGCATCCCACACACCCCACCCCCATTCCGCCGCCTCgcctctcctctctcttctcaCTCCCTCTCGCCGCAGAGAAGATGGCGTCCGACGGCAGCGGCGTTGTCACGGTGTACGGCAGCGGCAACAACGGCGCCGGTACGCAGCTCGAGCCCAAGTCGTCCCCGTTCTCTGTCAAGGTGGGCCTGGCCCAGATGCTCCGCGGCGGCGTCATCATGGACGTCGTCAACGCCGAGCAGGCGCGCATCGCCGAGGAGGCCGGCGCCTGCGCCGTCATGGCGCTCGAGCGCGTCCCCGCCGACATCCGCGCCCAGGGCGGCGTCGCACGCATGTCCGACCCGGGTCTCATCCGCGAAATCAAGCGCGCCGTCACCATCCCGGTCATGGCCAAGGCCCGCATCGGGCACTTCGTCGAGGCCCAGATCCTCGAGTCCATCGGCGTCGACTACGTGGACGAGAGCGAGGTCCTCACGCTCGCCGACGACGCCCACCACATCAACAAGCACAACTTCCGCGTCCCCTTCGTCTGCGGCTGCCGCAACCTGGGCGAGGCCCTCCGCCGCATCCGCGAGGGCGCCGCCATGATCCGTACCAAGGGCGAGGCCGGCACCGGCAATGTCATCGAGGCCGTCCGCCACGTCCGCTCCGTCATGGGCGACGTGCGTGCCCTCCGCAGCATGGACGATGACGAGGTATTCACCTATGCCAAGAGCATCGCCGCACCGTACGACCTCGTCATGCAGACCAAGCAGCTCGGTCGCCTGCCCGTCGTCCAGTTCGCCGCCGGCGGGGTCGCCACGCCGGCCGATGCGGCCCTCATGATGCAGCTCGGCTGCGACGGTGTCTTCGTCGGCTCCGGTGTCTTCAAGAGCGGCGACCCCGCGCGCCGCGCGCGCGCCATCGTGCAGGCCGTCACCCACTACAGCGACCCTAATGTGCTCGCCGAGGTGAGCTGCGACCTgggtgaggccatggtgggcatcaacCTCTCCGATCCCAAGGTCGAGCGCTTTGCGGCGCGCTCCGAGTGA